The nucleotide sequence GATGTACGGCACCGCGCGCCCGTCCGGCAGTGCGGCCGTGCCGAAGTCGTGCACGCTGGCCACGTTCGGGTGCACGAGCCGGGCCGCCGACCGGGCCTCGGCCCGGATCCGCTCCACCGAGGTGGCCTCCCCGTCCAGCCCCGGCGAGATCAGCTTCACCGCGACGGTCCGGTCGAGAACGAGGTCGTGCGCCCGCCACACCTCGGACATCCCGCCGATGCCGACGCGCCGTTCGAGCTCGTACCGCCCGCCCAGCGTCCTCATCGACCACTCCTCGCCCTCGTCCGGTTACCTCAGGTCTCGCTACCCGGGCCCCGAGCAGGGCAAACCGCCGGGGTTCCCGCCCCCTGGCGGGGTAGCTTCGCGGGAAGGGGATCGTGTCGACGGCGAGACGGAGGGTGACCGTGGCTCTGGTGCGCGTGCGGTTCGTCGGCGGGCCGGCCGACGACCTGGTCCGGGACCTGCCCGCCGACCCGGACGGGGCGCCCCCGCCGCGGTGGATCCTGCGTCATCCGGACCGGCCGCCCGGCGGCGAGGCCGACCACCTCTACGAGCGCGACCACCACCACGACGGCAGCGACTGGACGATGCGGTACGTGCACACCTACCCGTTCGGCGACACCGAGTGAGCCCGGGTCAGGCCGCCCGCGCGCCGGTGGTGCCGAGGATGACCGAGGCGACCAGCTCCGGGTCGTCGTGCATCGGCACGTGCCCGCAGCCGGCCAGGTCCAGGTGCCGGGCGGCGGGCAGCCGGGTCCGCGCCAGCGCGGCCTGCCGGTAGGGCAGGATCCGGTCGCGGGTGCCCCAGGCGACCGTCACCGGCACGGTCGGCGCGCCGGCGAACGCGTATCCCCGGCCGGCCCGAGCCACCGCCCGGAAGGCCTGCGCGTCGCGCAGGGCCCGGGCGTCGGCAAGCGCCTCGGCCAGGGCCATCCGGTTCGGCCGGGCCAGGATCATGCCCAGCGCGAGGGTGCGCAGCGCCGGGTTGGCGAACAGTGTGCGCAGCACCGGCTCGGGCAGCCGCGCGGCGTTGCGGTGCAGGCTGAGCACGGTGAGGGCCCAGCGCAGCTCCCGCGGCGTGCAGAAGCCGGCGGGGGAGAGGGCGGTGGCCGAGGAGACCGCACCGGTGGCGGCCAGTTCGAGGGCGATGGCGCCGCCGAGGCTGTTGCCCGCCACGTGCGGGCGGTCCAGCCCGAGCGCCGCGAACAGCTCGACGATCCCGGCCACCAGGCCCGGCATGTCGGCGGGCAGGCCGGCGGCGGGCACCGGTGAGCGGCCGAACCCGGGCAGGTCGACGGCGATCACGTCGTGGGCCTCCGCGAGCCGGTCCAGCACCGGTGACCACGCGGCCCAGTGGTGGCCGATGCCGTGCAGCAGCACCAGGGGCGCGCCGGCCCCGCGCCGCTCGAAGACCACCTCCACGGGAACGGTCATCGCGGCGTCTCCTCTGCTCGCGACTGCGGGGCGCGCGAAACCGGGGCACGCCTCGCGCTCACCGTCACCTCCGGCGTGCTCGCCCCGAAGCCCCGTCCGAGCGCCCGGGACTGCTCCTCGATGAGCGGGACCGTGTCTCGGGCGGTCCGGCCCACGAGCCTGTCGGCGAGCGGGCTGACCAGCAACGACCGGACCGCCTGCACGCCGCCGACCGCGCGCGGCACGTAGACCCGGCGCCGCCGGCGCTCGATCGCCCGGACGAACGCCTCCGCGCACTCCTGCACCGTCGTGGTGCGCCGCATCGGCCAGGGCAGCTTCGCCAGCGCCGTCTCGAACGCCGGCAGGTCGGCCCGCGCCTCGCGGACCAGGTCGGTGTCCACCCAGGACGGGTGGGCCGTGCCCACGGCCACCCCGCGGTGCGCCAGCTCCAGCCGGATGGCCGTGCCGAAATGCTCGACACCGGCCTTCGAGGCGCAGTAGGCGGCCATCCCGGGTAGCGCCGCGAACGCCGCGGCGGAGGAGACGATCAGCAGGTAGCCCCGGCGGGCGATGAGCGCCGGAACGGTCGCCGCGGCCGTGCGCATCACCCCGACGAGGTTCACCTCGACGGTGCGGACCAGCGCCTCGACGTCGCCGACCGCGATGGTGCCCCGGTTGGCGACGCCGGCGTTCGCCACCACCGCGTCGATGCCGCCCAGCGCCGCGACCGTGCCGTCGACCGCGGCGGTCAGCTCGGCCTGGTCGGTGACGTCGGCGGGAAACCAGACGTGACCGGGACCCAGCTCGGTGGCGAGCGCGGCGAGACGGTCGGGCTCCAGCCCG is from Micromonospora terminaliae and encodes:
- a CDS encoding alpha/beta fold hydrolase, which gives rise to MTVPVEVVFERRGAGAPLVLLHGIGHHWAAWSPVLDRLAEAHDVIAVDLPGFGRSPVPAAGLPADMPGLVAGIVELFAALGLDRPHVAGNSLGGAIALELAATGAVSSATALSPAGFCTPRELRWALTVLSLHRNAARLPEPVLRTLFANPALRTLALGMILARPNRMALAEALADARALRDAQAFRAVARAGRGYAFAGAPTVPVTVAWGTRDRILPYRQAALARTRLPAARHLDLAGCGHVPMHDDPELVASVILGTTGARAA
- a CDS encoding SDR family oxidoreductase produces the protein MSIDGRPTGRLAGKVVLVTGAARGIGEHTARLAAARGARLALVGLEPDRLAALATELGPGHVWFPADVTDQAELTAAVDGTVAALGGIDAVVANAGVANRGTIAVGDVEALVRTVEVNLVGVMRTAAATVPALIARRGYLLIVSSAAAFAALPGMAAYCASKAGVEHFGTAIRLELAHRGVAVGTAHPSWVDTDLVREARADLPAFETALAKLPWPMRRTTTVQECAEAFVRAIERRRRRVYVPRAVGGVQAVRSLLVSPLADRLVGRTARDTVPLIEEQSRALGRGFGASTPEVTVSARRAPVSRAPQSRAEETPR